Below is a genomic region from Candidatus Obscuribacterales bacterium.
AGCCTAGTGTTTGTGTCCTGACCGACAAAATCATGCAGGAAAAAGCGATTTTCCAGCTCGGATAAGGTCGCTTCATCTCCGGCGAAGGCAGGAAGTGCCATGATGAGAGCAAATATTAGACTGGTTAATTTTGCAAGTTTCGCCAATTTCATAGATCCGTTAGCCCTTGAGTTCTCAGTCAGTCGAGCCATTTCCAGGCGAAATTAATGGTAAAGACTTCCAATTAATCTGTAATTGGGGAAACTACGTAAAAGCAAAAAGTCATGAGCTTATACTGGAATCCGCTGTTAATGGGTGCCGACTATGGAAAATACCCTGGACCAACTAAGCGACGAAGAATTATCCTGCTGGCTGGCATTCAGCTACCTGTCAGGGGCCGGCATCGGCACGCGGCGCATTGCCGCGCTCTACGAGAAGCTCAACAGCTTAATTCCAGTCTGGGAAGGCACACGAAAGGTTCTGGAAAGCCTCTCGCTTTTCACCCCGGACATGATCGACAAATTCCTGGCAAAGCGTGACGCCATTGACCCGGAAAAGCTTTTGAAAGAAGTACGAGATCAAGGAATTGAGGCTTATCCTCTCTGCCACCCGGACTATCCCTATCGACTAAAACAGATTCATGATCCACCTTGTGTCCTCTATGTCAAAGGCAAATTGCCCGCGGACTCTTTTGATCACGCCATTGGCGTTGTCGGCACCAGACGCCCGACCTCCTACGGTTCACGAATCGCCAAAGAGGTGGCGGCAGGGCTTGCTTCCAACGGAGTACTTATCGTAAGCGGCATGGCTATTGGTATTGATTCTTACGTGCACAGAGCAACAATTGACGCCGGCGGACAAACCGTGGCGGTTGTAGCGTCCGGCGTTGACCAATGCTACCCGTCATCAAATAAGCCACTCTACGAAATGCTTATCTCTGGACAACACGGAGCAGTGGTATCTGAATACTTCCCTGGCGTCAAACCGGAATCGTGGAGATTCCCTGCCCGCAATAGAATTATTAGCGGACTAAGTC
It encodes:
- the dprA gene encoding DNA-processing protein DprA; translation: MENTLDQLSDEELSCWLAFSYLSGAGIGTRRIAALYEKLNSLIPVWEGTRKVLESLSLFTPDMIDKFLAKRDAIDPEKLLKEVRDQGIEAYPLCHPDYPYRLKQIHDPPCVLYVKGKLPADSFDHAIGVVGTRRPTSYGSRIAKEVAAGLASNGVLIVSGMAIGIDSYVHRATIDAGGQTVAVVASGVDQCYPSSNKPLYEMLISGQHGAVVSEYFPGVKPESWRFPARNRIISGLSQAVVVIEAGEKSGALITARMAFEQSRDVFAFPGRIDSPASVGANNLISKNMAKLTVSYEDVLKELNWVSTPKLSDKVQVVELFGREKDIYELLSNEPMHFDVLCERTGIAPGELSASLTMLELAGVVNRQPGDWYAREHQ